A window from Mangifera indica cultivar Alphonso chromosome 2, CATAS_Mindica_2.1, whole genome shotgun sequence encodes these proteins:
- the LOC123209514 gene encoding probable disease resistance protein At1g61190: MVDVAGNIGGVLSPVLEVGKWLAAPIWHQFKYLYNYNTNFKNLEKQVDKLKNTREEVQRKVIAAERNVEKIRQNVKDWQKDVEKTITKAEQLIQGKEKIPGCFKGLCPNYKQSKRAFKLKRDDIDPLLKQEKEFDQVSFPTIQQDIWLRSSEDYLTFESRNSTVKHVWDALNDDNVYMIGVYGMGGIGKTTLVQEVGRKAEKDKLFEDIVFVEVTQTFDIKRVQTEIGDKLGVKFSNESERANKLYERLKSGKKILLILDNIWENVDLKTIGIPSKMDRGGCQLMFTTRNLDLLEKMGSTNNFKMGILEEGEAWNLFVKMAGDVIQTSELNSLPNDVCKECGGVPIVICTIAKTLKYKSHPSVWKVALQELKALSTTKSHSSVLGQARVAPT; encoded by the exons atggttgatgttgCCGGGAATATTGGGGGTGTGTTGAGTCCTGTTCTCGAAGTTGGCAAGTGGTTGGCTGCCCCCATTTGGCATCAATTCAAGTATTTGTACAACTACAATACcaacttcaaaaatttggaaaaacaagTCGATAAGCTGAAGAATACAAGAGAAGAAGTCCAGCGTAAGGTTATTGCTGCTGAAAGAAACGTAGAAAAGATCAGACAGAATGTTAAGGACTGGCAGAAGGATGTGGAGAAGACAATTACAAAAGCAGAGCAATTGATTCAAGGGAAAGAAAAAATCCCTGGATGTTTCAAGGGATTGTGCCCCAACTACAAACAAAGCAAGAGAGCTTTCAAATTAAAGCGGGATGACATTGATCCTCTCCtcaagcaagaaaaggaatttgatcAAGTTTCCTTTCCTACTATTCAACAAGATATCTGGCTTAGATCTAGTGAAGATTATTTGACGTTCGAATCAAGAAACTCCACTGTGAAGCATGTATGGGACGCTTTAAATGATGACAATGTGTACATGATTGGTGTTTATGGGATGGGTGGTATTGGGAAGACCACTCTTGTGCAGGAGGTTGGCAGAAAAGCAGAGAAGGATAAGCTATTTGAGGACATTGTTTTTGTTGAG GTAACACAAACTTTCGATATAAAAAGGGTTCAAACAGAAATTGGAGACAAGCTAGGCGTAAAATTCAGTAACGAGAGTGAAAGAGCAAATAAGTTATATGAGAGATTGAAGAGTGGTAAGAAGATCCTTCTAATTTTAGACAATATTTGGGAAAATGTTGATCTCAAGACTATTGGTATTCCTTCTAAAATGGATCGTGGAGGATGTCAACTAATGTTCACGACAAGAAACTTAGATTTATTGGAAAAGATGGGTTCCACAAATAATTTCAAGATGGGTATTTTAGAAGAAGGTGAAGCATGGAATCTATTCGTGAAGATGGCAG GTGATGTTATTCAAACATCTGAATTGAATTCTTTACCAAATGATGTATGCAAGGAATGCGGAGGGGTGCCCATTGTGATTTGTACTATagcaaaaacattaaaatacaAGAGTCATCCATCTGTGTGGAAAGTGGCCTTGCAAGAATTGAAAGCACTTTCAACAACTAAGAGTCACTCATCAGTGTTAGGTCAAGCAAGGGTAGCCCCAACTTGA